The segment AACAGAACCTGGTCTAATGTGGTCTGGACAAAAAGAAACTCTATTTTAACTGCACTAGGAATGAGATTGAACTGCTTTTTCAACATTTAGACCACATTGGACCAGATCCTGTTTCAAAACCACAATACTCAGGCTAGTCAGATCTGGTCTACAGTATCCCAGAGAGTCTGCAGACTTATTATGACACAGTTTTAGATTTGTGAACCctttattctgcttttaaaaGGCAATAAGTGAGATTTAACTGCACCTGTAGACCACATTAGACCATGTCCTGATCCAGAACTACTGCACTTAGACTTGTAAGATGTAGTCTAGATCCTGTGAGAGAGtccaaaacttttaaaaatagagTTTCAGATTAGTGAAGTAAAGTGGTTTAGGATCACAACCTGGTCCAATGTGGTCTTGCCAAAAataaaccttttatttttatggcATTAGAAATAAGATTTAACTGCTTTTTCAACATTTAGACCACATTGGACCAGATCCTGTTTCAGAACCACAATACTCAGACTGGTCAGATCTGGTCTGCATTATCCCAGAGAGTCTGCAGACTTATTATGACAcagttcacatttttaaaaacaattcaaagtgctttaaaaaataaataaatagaatatatAAAGACtaaacatgaaacagaaatggatttagaagGAGAGACTGATGTGAAACAATcacaataaaatgaagaaaattaaacaacagaggaaaatagttaataaataaataagtttaacatagataaaataaaaataacttaaacaATAAATGTACTCAATCTGCTCTGAATGAATATAGAGAATGTAATTTATATCACACTAGTTGGGAGATTTCTCTGATTTTTCCACCAGTAGACCAGAttggaccaggtcctgatccctgatccagaaccacagtATTTAGACTTATCAGATCTGGACTTCTTTATCTAAGAGCGTCTTTGTGCTTCATCGCCTGCTGAGTCTTTGCATGTACACTTTAAAAGTTCCACTTCCTCGTCCTCTGCATAACTTGGCAGGTGAACTGTTAACTCAAAGTGTGTCAGAGTCGTGTCTGCTTTtgttcctgcacacacacacacacacacacacacacacacacacacacacacacacacgttgttAAACGCTGTGTGACTGAGGACGTGTGAGAGGGAGGTAAATATAGTGAGTTTTTAACACCTCtaagtgtttctgtgttcaggTTTTTGAGTCCTGCGTCAGTGACCAGCTGCTCTTTCACCTGATTTAATTCATCCTGAAACTTCAGCTCAGTTTTTGACTCttgttctgattttatttccacGATAAGCTTTTCAAAAACAAGTATTTAAAGATTAACTCAGAGCTTTTAATGACAGACGAAAACGGCACATGTTGAGGTTTCCTGCTCGGATCTGTCGCTGACTCTGAGCCGGTTCACGGTTAGAGAATCACACGTGAAGTAATTATTATAAAtgaaagattaaagattaaagaatCCTGAGTGCAGCGAAGAAGTGAAACCCAGGAGTGGCAGAGAGGAAGTGTTCATGCAAACTAATGATGACATGAAGTGCTGTTGTCTGAGTGAGCGTTTAAAGCTTGCAGCAGTCCTCACGTTTGGTttcagaggctgcaggctgagaACAGAGCAGCAGCTCGCCTCCTGCTGCAACTAAACCAACATATCTGGAATTCCTGGAGTCACACGGcgcggtcacatgactccttTCTTCAGCTGCGCTCATGGAGAATTATTAACCTCGCTGCGGTTGACATTAACTCATCAGATTAAGAGCTGAGCTTCCTTTAAGTCTGAATATGTCTCACACACGTCTGCGTCACCCTGCTGGACTTCACGTCATGGTCTCTCATGTTCCCCTCAGGCTGCTATGGAGATAAGGAGAGCTCTCGCACGCTCGTTATGAATCCCAGCTCCTCGTCGGCGAGCTCTGAGAGCCAGTCGCCCGATGATGACCTAACAGAAGACTGGCTCTTCCTCCCCAACAACGTTAACACGGCgacacagcagcacctggaggaggaggaggagagtaacACGGAGCAGGatgaagaggacagaggaagaCTCAGGTCCAAGCTGGTGTCGGCGTGGAACAGCGTCAAATACGGTGTGTGtcacaaacttcctttaacaggcagaaacctccagcaggaccagactcatgttatctgctgagaccgtgttggagagagggatagagggagatgaagagagagagagatgatagtggggagacggatagtagtagttgtagcagctggagtctggaccacgtccacagcagcagagatccagaggaacctacgagacaagggagctcagggactccagaaaggtctaagaaaagagagaagagagggagaccagaagaaagaaaaagaggagaagaaatggggaaggaaaggatagaaggaaaggaaaggacaggataagagaaggagacataaaggatgaagaaacatgggaagaagaaagagagaaagaaataaggaaggaataaaagagagaaaggaattaaaggaaaaaggaatacaagaaagaaagaaggaaggaataaaagagtaagaaagaagaaaaaaagaggagaaagaagtaaagaaatcaagaaagaaaagaaaggacagaaagaaagagaaaaaaacaaaggagtaaaataaaggagaaaaagaaggaaataaggaCAGATAGTAAGAAGgatagaatgaaaggaaaagggaatgaaagaagaaaataagaaagaaagcaaaagaatgaataaaagagaaagaagtaaagaaagaaagaaagaaagaatgaataacagaccccaaaaaaggaatctccagcagagatccagaggaacctacgagacaagggagctcagggactccagaaaggtctatggttagtaactttaatgggacaggaagagttaaagtgagagacaggcagagagaggagagagagggaaagacaggatcccagtgtgtcagtctaagcctatagcagcataacttaagacctggtccaagcctgatccagctctaactataagctttatcaaaaaggaaagtttgaagccgactcttaaaagtagagagggacagAGTTTATTCTTCCTTCTTCAGTTCAGATGATCATACTAAGAAAACTAAAGACTCATTCAACAACAGATTTGTTCTCCAGTTTTGATATTGGCAGACTGAGGAGTTTTCTAAGGAGATAAAGTCGAGCTCAGAGCCTTCCTTGAAACCGTACTCAGTGTTCTCAGAGAAGCTGAGCTCGGGGTCCAGGTCTGTGCCGAGGTGTTTAAAGGTTTAGAGATCTTTTCATCGCCCGGCTCTCGTCTGaactctgaaacaaaaacactcatttGATGAAACTTCTCTTTCCTGCCTCAGTCTGGTCTTGGAAGCAGAAGTCCAAATACAGCAAGAGCTCCCCCGTGGTCATGCTGGGGAAGTCGTACGAGCCCAGGGATCAAGGTGAGGCCCTGAGCGGAGGAGCAGAGGTTACAGGTACGACCCACGTGAAGGTGTTTCTTGAAGTTGACTCTTCGTGTCTGTTTCAGCGGAGAGAGAGCGTTTCCGCCGCTGCTTCACGTCGCTCCTGTGGCTGACGTACAGACGGGGTTTCCCTCCCTTACCTGAAGGGGCTCTGACCACGGACAGCGGCTGGGGGTGTGTGCTGCGGACCGGGCAGATGCTGCTGGCACGAGGCCTGCTGCTGCACCTGATGCCTCCAGGTGATAGCCTTAGCCCTACATCTGAATATGATCTGTTAGTTTGTGTCGTGGAGAAGGTGACGTCTccactgtctctgtttttcatttctattCAAACCAAACGTGATCCAGCTCTCAGACTCAGCTGAGTCTTTGTCTCAGGGCTCTCAGTTAACTTTTGGATCACCTCTGCCTTCATTAATGTCACTTCCtgatcaccaaccaatcagaatcaagaaggggcggggcttctgaTATCAGCATTGTCAACAACACTGGCAGAGTTCCCACGGAGGAGAAACTTCATCGTTACAGACTCATCGTTAACTCATTCATATCCACTCCCCTTTGAGGTTGGACCTGGTCCGCCAGCCAGCACGCCGTCCGGGACGACATGGACCTGCTGGTGAGCAGCACAGAGCGAGGACTCTACCTGAAGGACGGGCCGGATAAGAAGACCCGCAGACTGAGCCTGGACTCCCTCCTGGACAGACCCATGGAGGCCTCACACAGGAGGGTGGTGACGTGGTTCGCAGACCATCCCACGGCCCCCTTTGGGATTCACAAGCTGGTGGAGCTGGGGAAGAGCTCGGGGAAGAAGGCCGGGGACTGGTACGGACCGTCTATCGTGGCACATATCCTCCGGTGAGACCTGGAGTCCTGATGAGTCCGAGTTACCCCCCCAGCTTGGATCAGGATCTCAAACTAAGATGCGTGTTTGATTCTGTTGCAGGAGAGCTGTGGATGCAACGACAGACGTTCCTAATCTGGTGGTTTACGTTGCACAGGACTGCACCAGTGAGTGTTTCAGCTTTCATGAGGTTCTCCACGTAAGAtcagatccctcaggtcaggtcttaacatcctgactctctctctgttcctgttGCAGTCTATCTGGAGGACGTGAAGCGGCTGTGTGAGCGTCCTCCTCCTCAGTCCTGGAAGTCCGTCATCATCCTTGTTCCTGTGCGCCTGGGAGGACAGGATCTGAACCCCTCCTACGTCACATGTGTCAAAGTATGTCATCAGTGTGTTTATGCACTGACTTCTAAATATGAATCAGAGTTTAAAGATCTTTCCTCTCCACAGAAACTCCTGACGTTAGAAAGCTGCATCGGAATCATCGGAGGGAAACCGAAGCACTCTCTGTTCTTTGTGGGCTTTCAGGGTACGAGCAGCTCAAAGAACCTCAtgattaatgtgtttatttatctgatatCATCCTCTCACtgtgtttgatgttgttgttgaaaagaTGATCATCTGCTGTACCTGGACCCTCACTACTGTCGGCCCACAGTggacacaaagaaacagaacTTCCCCTTAGAGGTAAGAAGAGGTCCCGCCTTCTCTTTCAGTCTCACTTgtgtatatttaaaggtacagtgtgtatttaaaggtacagtgtgtatttaaatatacagtgtgtatttaaaggtacagtgtgtatttaaagatatgtgtatagtatttaaaggtacagtgtgtagtacttaaaggttcagtgtgtagtatttaaaggtacagtgtgtagtatttaaaggtacagtgtgtagtatttaaaggtacagtgtgtagtatttaaaggtacagtgtgtagtatttaaaggtacagtgtgtagtatttaaatgtgcagtgtgtagtatttaaaggtacagtgtgtagtatttaaatgtgcagtgtgtagtatttaaaggtacggTGTGTAGTTTTAaaaggtatagtgtgtagtatttaaaggtacagtgtgttgcatttaaaggtacagtgtgtagtatttaaaggtacagtgtgtagtatttaaaggtacagtgtgtagtatttaaatgtgcagtgtgtagtatttaaaggtacagtgtgtagtatttaaaggtgaagtgtgtagtatttaaaggtacagtgtgtagtatttaaaggtacagtgtgtagtatttaaaggtacagtgtgtagttttaaaatgtacagtgtgtagtatttaaaggcacagtgtgtatttaaaagtacagtgtgtagtatttaaaggtacggTGTGTAGTtttaaaaggtgcagtgtgtagtttttaaaggtacagtgtgtagttttaaaatgtgcagtgtgcatatttaaaggcacagtgtgcaCATTTGAAGATAtatgtttagtatttaaaggtacagtgtgtagtatttaaaggtacagtgtgcacaTTTGAAGATatgtgtttagtatttaaaggtacagtgtgtagtatttaaaggtacagtgtgcacaTTTGAAGATAtatgtttagtatttaaaggtacagtgtgtagtatttaaaggtacagtgtgtagcatttaaaggtacagtgtgtagtatttaaaggtacagtgtgcacaTTTGAAGATatgtgtttagtatttaaaggtacagtgtgtagtatttaaaggtacagtgtgcacaTTTGAAGATatgtgtttagtatttaaaggtacagtgtgtagtatttaaaggtacagtgtgcacaTTTGAAGATAtatgtttagtatttaaaggtacagtgtgtagtatttaaaggtacagtgtgtagtatttaaaggtacagtgtgtagtatttaaaggtacagttatTTGTATCAGTAAAGCCCATATTATGTTATGCACACGTGTTTTTGAGACTGTTGTCTTCTGTGTCTTTCAGTCGTTCCACTGTAAATACCCCCGGACGATGTCGTTCTCGCGGATGGATCCCAGCTGTACATTTGGATTCTACGCTAAAGGCCAGAAGGACTTTGAAGCCCTGTGCACGGACGTTAACGAGGTATGTGATGGCTTTAATTGGACCCACATTCATGGCAGCGACTGGACTCAGACTGGAGCAGCGACTGCTTTCAAACTGGTCTCTGACTTCTTATTAATAAACccaaaacatcaaaacacaaactaaTCATTACACAAAGTTCAAAAATATTACATGAGAGGaattctttctgtgtgtgttttttgcattgaatagaatttattttatttgttttgtgaaGTTtatgcaagttttttttttttttttgcatttttttaatgtttacacATTTAATGAAAGTTGTTTGAATTTTGTGAACtgttaacctttttttaaatgtgtcttcatttcaaTCATAATTTTTTTggttttgcattttttcttatttttcatgattttgtttgtatttttttttaccttttcagCGTCTCATTACATTTCAAACTATTCTGAGTTTCATTAATTTCATTTTGCAAAAATTTCAGCaattcaggattttttttgcatttgtgaaatgtttgagCAGTTGACCCTCCGGGCCACCGTAAGTGTTTCTGgatttcatgaaatatttttgcttttttgggaatattttagtttttcatgaaacattcttgctttcagtgaaatgtttttagcagttgatgaaatgtgtgtgcagttgaacttcagggccaccgtagtttctgttttttacctctttttcaGTTTACTGTTCTGTTCAAACCTTGATCTTTAGTTCACTTAGCGGgggtaaatgtttttaaatcctcttgAAATCAAGGCTGTACGTCTGAAGGGATCTGTTCCAGAAATAAATAAGGTTACATGTTaagatttttcttttaagtaGAAACTGATCAATCATTGGAATGTAATATCCTTCTGTGAATATTTGGAGAAGTAACTCTGGATGGTCTCTGACCGGTCCTTGTGTCTCCTGTAGGCCCTCTCCACTTCTGCAGAGACGTAccccatgtttatttttgtagaaGGAAAAagtcaggaggaagaggaggttcGCAAATCATCCACAAACATCGCCTACATCCAGAGGAAGAGCGAGCGGAAACAAGTGGtcaccagcagcagcatggaCGAGTTTGTGCTTCTATGATCAAAAGGAAATCAGCACTCTGAGCACTGAGCTGTGAGCATGATCAACAATCACGATCCACTGAGCACACCAACAAACACGGTCCTCCACGTCCAGAGGAGATCACACCCTGATGAAGACGTCCGTCATGAAgctgtatttttatgttttgtggtcatatatattttatttattgttttaagaggatcaaatgttcacatttatcaacatcagcATTTTACTTTATCTCttcaaagtcacacacacagtcgaAACACAGTTTTTCCCAGGGATCAACTTCAGACAAGCGTCACTGTGAGACAGTCAGCCTCTGTTTAATATCAACTAACAGGAAGTGCAGCTGCTCAGTGGACCAGAAAATCAGACCTCTGTAAACATGTGAAGCACATGAGAACAAACTGACACATAAACTGTAGGAACTGCACTCTTGCtggaaaagaacaaaaagtgtAGATCATATTTTTCAGAGCTGGAATATTTTTGTTggtttgaataaaaatgtttatgaataaaaaaaaagttctacAGTCTGAAAGTGTGTGGTGTTTATGTTTAACATGACAGGtcctcaaaagtgaagccaaaacatgcaGTCTTATTATGTCTGAGCTGTAGAACAGCCATCTGATTGATACTAACCAGGGCTGTAACTCCATTTAATGGTTACTACCATAATcctataaagctctactacctggatgtaaacaaacacaggggaCAGATGACATGTTGATTGGTTTGTCAGTAGAGGCGTATTTCGatcagaggaactttacccctgaactacgtgcgtttcaaccagtggacccagggtctaaatttagttcaggggtagataatctcccccctaaaaagcccctgctaggagggttgtacttttcaatggtcctgggactttcagggggcggggcctgcaatgctgaacgtgtctgattggtagattaacctcagtgtttttattcctccctccgtccacaataacatcacacacatctgtgattctcttgatttctctttctttcattagtttttatttgttctatcttttttgtatgtgtgtgtacttttcaaaagaagaagctgtgattctcttgatttagcagcttgtaacagtagtcttctctcagcccaccgtgaatgcgtctctcctcccggtgttccgcttttaaaagtgaccctgtaaactggagaccttcagctgaacgtgtcagtgtttgtggagtttacacagctgttgaaacacagagggagttcctgggaatgcaaactagtttagtttttattaagatttcaaaatatcctcatcagatatttaatgatggtctaaagacgtttatgagggatgcatccggctgagagtctccagttaacagggtcgccgtttaaaccaaaacaccggtcgatctctgcgatcacggctttttgagttcaaaaggattttaaagccgtgttgaaacgtctttgctactcgcgcttatctcctctcacgtgttgattcattctttgctttttccatgtttttaaccgcaggcgcaggtttttctgcttttagagcaaaatttcaaatttgatgaaaaataattttttcgacaggctcagggtcaactttttgtaaaaaaaattttgtcaaattttttttgacaatttttttttgtcaaatttttttttgtcaaaaaaattttttgtcaaaaattcttttttgtcttttttttttctttcaaatttttctttgtaaaattttttttagtaaattttttttttgataattttttttttgtcttttttttttttgtcaacgtttatgagggatgcatcgggctgagagtctccagttaacagggtcgccgtttaaaccaaaacaccgaccgatctctgcgatcacggctttttgagttcaaaaggattttaaagccgtgttgaaacgtctttgctactcgcgcttatctcctctcacgtgttgattcagtgaatccatctgtgatgaaatatagcaccatctaaaacagaccagctgagtctcttcatgctaacaggctaactgttgtgttgctcagaatgatacctgcctgtccgtctgcttctatggggtcatctgtgatgaatggcattcctctttgtgttactgccctctactggtctggtggtgtagtgcatttactttgtttccTCCATACCTCagtggcctgatttacacaatctacccgggacttcagcccgcggtccaaacgcagacaacaatgggggaccaggaaccttttagttcaggggaaagtagttctgggggctaaaagaccccgggactcttggtccaaatgtaCCTAATGTAGGTTGAGTCTGGTTAAACAGGTGGTGCTAactctgctaaccttagcctCACCCAGCAACCCACTTTGATATTGTTTCCCCTCAGACTCTGAGGTCCCGTGTTTAGCCGTGTTATGAATATGTTAATTAGACCTTCAGACGAGCCGGGTCGTTGGAATctaaatttctgtttaaaggaCTCTGAAATGATTTGCTCCAGCATAAACCGTCACAAAGCCAACAATGCAGCTGTCGACAATCCTTCCTCTTAACACACTACTTAGCGGTTACTAGAACTACTAATGCTAATGTGTGAACCAGGCACAGGGCCAGCCCCAAACCTGCTGCTGCTTACAGGCTCAGGTCCTGCAACAGTTTCACTCAAGAGTCAGGGATCAGATAAAGAAAGTCATACTTTGCTCTCCCTATGtgcaaaaatgaaatacatgacCGTTCCTCACATGCAGTGATGTTCGTACAGACTGCATCACTCTGTAGGCACAGCTCTCAGGTCTCGACCGTACTGCTGGAAGTACAGATGTGCGTGGTACTGGAGTTCAGGCAGCACTAGACGAGTACAGAATCCCTGCTCCTTCTTGGTCAGGTTCTTCTGAATCTGATAACCCAGGATGGTGACCGTATCAGTCTGCCATGGTTTTACCAGATCCTCCAGCTCTTGGGGATGCACTCCCGCCCTGGCCACACATTTCCGTCTGATCCTGTTGGTGGTGGCCCGCAGCAGAGCCACCTCGCTGTTCAGCCTCTCCAGACCGTAGTTCTCCACCCTCTCCAGGAAGATCTGGAGGAAGAAGTCGTACAGCAGAACGTCCAGAGTGTTCCAGGCGCTGATCTGGTCTTTAGTGTCGTCGTCTAGAGGCATGATGTCCTCAGGGCGGCGGACATTGAGGCGGACATATGCAAGTTCCTCAAGGTCTAGATTAAGCAGGCCCCCTAGGAGGATCAGGGACTCGTCGAAATGCTCCGCTATCATGACTAAACTGAAGGTCTCCTCCAGCAGAGCCAGGTCAGTCCGCCACGTGGAGTTCCACTGCTGGCTGTCCAGGCCTAGATCGAAGCTCATGGGGTTCTGTCCAAAACTGTTCCCCGGCTCGTTGGGGTCCCAGAATGCATCAGGTGACTCCAGGAAAAGAGAGAGCGCTGATTTGTGCCCGGTTTTCTCTGCGATCTTTTTGGCTAAGATGAAAGCAGGGACCGTGGAGGAGTAGTACGAGAACACGGACTCAAAGGTCCGCAGAGGTTCCCGCAGAATGGTGATGTAGACCGTGTTCTCTGGCATCACTTCCTTCAGCTGCCCGACGTCCAGACGCATGTTGCTGCAGAGGAGGTCGTACTGGGACGACCCATCGGGGAGCTCGTCCACAAATTTAGCACTGAATCTGAAAACCAGGACGAGGACAGACACGGGTCAACGTCATCGAGAAGATCCTTCAAGATTCAGGGATCCTTCAGTGAAGATGTgtacatggatggatggatggattgatggatgggtggattgatggtgggtggatggatggatggatggagtgatgggtggatggatggatggatggatggatggatgggtggatggatggatggatggatggatggatgggtggatggatggatggatggatggatggatcgtgggtgggtggatggat is part of the Notolabrus celidotus isolate fNotCel1 chromosome 20, fNotCel1.pri, whole genome shotgun sequence genome and harbors:
- the LOC117832074 gene encoding cysteine protease ATG4D-like isoform X2 encodes the protein MLGKSYEPRDQAERERFRRCFTSLLWLTYRRGFPPLPEGALTTDSGWGCVLRTGQMLLARGLLLHLMPPGWTWSASQHAVRDDMDLLVSSTERGLYLKDGPDKKTRRLSLDSLLDRPMEASHRRVVTWFADHPTAPFGIHKLVELGKSSGKKAGDWYGPSIVAHILRRAVDATTDVPNLVVYVAQDCTIYLEDVKRLCERPPPQSWKSVIILVPVRLGGQDLNPSYVTCVKKLLTLESCIGIIGGKPKHSLFFVGFQDDHLLYLDPHYCRPTVDTKKQNFPLESFHCKYPRTMSFSRMDPSCTFGFYAKGQKDFEALCTDVNEALSTSAETYPMFIFVEGKSQEEEEVRKSSTNIAYIQRKSERKQVVTSSSMDEFVLL
- the LOC117832074 gene encoding cysteine protease ATG4D-like isoform X1 gives rise to the protein MNPSSSSASSESQSPDDDLTEDWLFLPNNVNTATQQHLEEEEESNTEQDEEDRGRLRSKLVSAWNSVKYVWSWKQKSKYSKSSPVVMLGKSYEPRDQAERERFRRCFTSLLWLTYRRGFPPLPEGALTTDSGWGCVLRTGQMLLARGLLLHLMPPGWTWSASQHAVRDDMDLLVSSTERGLYLKDGPDKKTRRLSLDSLLDRPMEASHRRVVTWFADHPTAPFGIHKLVELGKSSGKKAGDWYGPSIVAHILRRAVDATTDVPNLVVYVAQDCTIYLEDVKRLCERPPPQSWKSVIILVPVRLGGQDLNPSYVTCVKKLLTLESCIGIIGGKPKHSLFFVGFQDDHLLYLDPHYCRPTVDTKKQNFPLESFHCKYPRTMSFSRMDPSCTFGFYAKGQKDFEALCTDVNEALSTSAETYPMFIFVEGKSQEEEEVRKSSTNIAYIQRKSERKQVVTSSSMDEFVLL